The following are from one region of the Pseudodesulfovibrio piezophilus C1TLV30 genome:
- a CDS encoding DUF3431 domain-containing protein translates to MSDTVRVIIARYQEDISWADELGYAYTVYDKSDTPIQESVSLENIGRESHTYLAHIVREYDRLAPLNVFVQGWPFDHIDDQKKGSVGMLRSMIERSVDRHIPFKGFAWFKLKCDRLGRPHNLGNPENEGRWAGWGNDIPLGDIFEKLFDAKFPRNLVVRAPAGLFAVTDERIRTRPKAFYEYALSLIEADPTDRKNTGHAFERLWQHIFNGNTAWNRSNYEHS, encoded by the coding sequence ATGAGTGATACTGTCCGAGTGATCATAGCCAGGTACCAAGAGGATATCAGTTGGGCTGATGAACTTGGATATGCTTACACTGTGTATGACAAAAGCGACACACCTATACAGGAATCCGTTTCTCTTGAAAACATTGGGCGTGAAAGCCATACCTATCTGGCGCATATTGTCAGGGAATATGACCGGCTAGCTCCGTTGAATGTCTTTGTGCAAGGGTGGCCGTTTGATCACATTGATGATCAGAAAAAAGGGTCGGTTGGTATGTTGCGGTCCATGATAGAAAGGTCTGTGGATCGCCATATTCCGTTCAAAGGGTTTGCCTGGTTCAAGCTGAAGTGTGATCGCCTTGGGCGTCCCCATAATTTGGGGAATCCAGAGAATGAAGGGCGATGGGCCGGATGGGGCAATGATATTCCACTCGGTGATATTTTCGAAAAATTGTTCGATGCCAAGTTTCCACGAAATCTGGTCGTTCGTGCTCCCGCCGGGCTGTTTGCCGTTACTGACGAGCGTATCAGGACGCGGCCTAAAGCCTTTTACGAATATGCATTGAGTCTGATTGAGGCTGATCCGACCGATAGAAAAAACACAGGGCATGCTTTTGAACGATTGTGGCAGCATATTTTCAATGGCAATACTGCCTGGAACAGGTCGAATTACGAGCACAGCTAA